From the Lathyrus oleraceus cultivar Zhongwan6 chromosome 4, CAAS_Psat_ZW6_1.0, whole genome shotgun sequence genome, one window contains:
- the LOC127137872 gene encoding uncharacterized protein LOC127137872: MQNYNVATPMVIPTTAQDSEAILMCRALAEKLRILEGYNSTRLNALEMCLVPDVVLPPKFKTPEFEKYKGLTCPNIHLKMYCRKMDAYARDDKLMIHCFQDSLTRASLDWYMQLECNNIHTWDELAEAFAKQYKYNTDMAPDRTQLQSMAQKDNESFKEYAQRWRELVAMVHPPLVDRELIDIFIGTLQGQYYERLISSVSIGFSDMVIVGERVEEGLKSGKIQGGSNNQQILKKPFNGFKRMEGETSAISSQRGRVPPRAPAYVPYYQYPYIAAAQYPTMPYRPIAHVLIPAPVPHYQVPVP; this comes from the coding sequence ATGCAGAATTATAATGTAGCTACTCCAATGGTCATCCCTACTACTGCCCAGGATTCTGAGGCTATCCTGATGTGTCGTGCGCTGGCCGAAAAGCTAAGAATCTTGGAAGGATATAACTCAACCCGATTGAATGCCTTGGAGATGTGTCTGGTCCCAGACGTGGTGCTTCCTCCAAAATTCAAAACGCcagaatttgaaaaatacaaaggcCTCACATGTCCTAACATACATTTGAAAATGTATTGCAGAAAAATGGATGCATATGCCAGAGATGATAAGCTCATGATCCATTGCTTTCAGGATAGTCTAACTAGGGCATCTTTAGATTGGTACATGCAGTTGGAGTGTAACAACATCCACACTTGGGATGAGTTGGCTGAAGCATTTgcaaagcaatacaaatataatactGACATGGCACCAGACCGTACTCAGCTTCAGAGTATGGCCCAGAAAGACAATGAGTCttttaaagaatatgcacaacGTTGGAGAGAATTGGTTGCAATGGTGCATCCACCGCTGGTTGATCGTGAGTTGATTGACATTTTCATAGGAACCTTGCAGGGCCAATATTATGAAAGATTGATCAGTAGTGTGTCCATAGGATTTTCTGACATGGTGATCGTGGGAGAAAGAGTAGAAGAAGGACTGAAGAGTGGTAAAATCCAGGGAGGTTCCAACAACCAACAAATCTTGAAGAAGCCTTTCAATGGATTCAAGAGGATGGAGGGTGAGACTAGTGCCATTTCTTCTCAAAGGGGGAGGGTACCACCCAGAGCTCCTGCTTATGTGCCTTATTATCAATACCCTTACATAGCAGCTGCTCAATATCCAACAATGCCTTATCGTCCAATTGCTCATGTTCTTATTCCAGCTCCGGTACCTCACTATCAAGTTCCAGTTCCTTAA
- the LOC127137873 gene encoding uncharacterized protein LOC127137873 has product MGSNKRSTYSYKFKDPKLDVLQELVSQLHPVYKINFGKDYGNLLSLLNKEADPLDFQIEPMLEEFEHIVGIPIKNKLPFMGVEGILEHEVIIVALHMHKKEVTANLGVKGNTKGFPLNFLIKRAYTLLEAQSWEDCYATIALAIYGIVLLPNFDDFVDMTAICIFLTKNPVPTLLADVFYYLTRRSAKKGGMVACCAPLLYTWLHTHLPNRGPFMDQKDASWPQRLGSLRSSDISRYSREYDGT; this is encoded by the exons ATGGGATCGAACAAGAGAAGCACATACTCATACAAGTTTAAAGATCCTAAATTAGACGTTCTACAAGAATTGGTTTCTCAGCTCCATCCAGTCTACAAGATCAACTTTGGGAAGGATTATGGCAATCTGCTCAGTCTCTTGAACAAAGAAGCAGACCCACTG GATTTTCAAATAGAACCAATGTTGGAGGAATTTGAACATATTGTTGGTATTCCCATAAAAAACAAACTTCCATTTATGGGTGTCGAAGGGATCTTGGAGCATGAAGTTATAATTGTTGCCCTTCACATGCATAAGAAGGAGGTTACTGCAAACCTAGGAGTGAAAGGAAATACCAAAGGGTTTCCACTCAATTTTCTTATAAAGAGAGCTTACACCCTATTGGAGGCCCAAAGTTGGGAGGATTGCTACGCTACTATTGCCTTGGCTATTTATGGAATCGTTCTGCTCCCAAACTTTGACGATTTTGTAGACATGACTGCCATTTGCATCTTCCTCACGAAGAATCCAGTGCCTACCCTTCTTGCTGATGTGTTCTATTATCTGACTCGGAGAAGTGCAAAGAAGGGAGGAATGGTTGCTTGTTGCGCCCCTCTATTGTACACATGGTTGCATACCCATCTTCCAAATAGGGGTCCCTTTATGGATCAGAAGGATGCTAGTTGGCCCCAGAGGTTGGGATCACTCCGATCCAGCGATATTTCCCGGTACTCTAGGGAGTATGATGGTACATAA